A genomic stretch from Ureibacillus composti includes:
- a CDS encoding 5'-nucleotidase C-terminal domain-containing protein translates to MSSKKRSKLYTASIATSVLAASALVITPAQAESISFKDVTSSNSHVEAITNLANNGLIKGFTDGTYKPGKALTRGQAAVIFAKALNLDTKNVKDPGFKDVPKTHDYYGAIAALAQANIINGYEDHTFKMNKTITRGQLAKFIAVGLDIKAANNENLPFTDVEGNAYVKALYDHDITKGTSNTKFSPNAPVTRGQAATFIYKALQTKENVDVNTFDLTIMHSNDTHGRVEMAPKRATAVKEVRAKNPNALLLDAGDVNTGTLYYNEFKGQADLAFLNYMNYDAMTFGNHEFDAGSTTEGHQALVDFIKDSNFPFVSSNVDFSKDTKFTGLFSDLVSSDPANGKIYSGIVKELNGEKVGIFGLTTEETKAISSPGSIAFENYIKEAEKAVKAFEGLGVDKIIALSHLGYDDSAAVDNDLTLAQTVEGIDVIVGGHTHTQLTEPVAVTKNTKGEAKETTLIVQAYQYSDYLGTLDVSFDENGVVVAYDGELLKLADYADDAKALELLKPYKEKVDAVQNNPIDATTSEALINPRVTDEGNTSGVSVRKNETALGNLITDGMLNKAKKYTDKEVIMAFTNGGGIRAAINQGPITVGEVITVLPFGNTIALMDVTGKELKAAFEISVGKYPEENGGFLHVAGAKVEFDSSKPAGSRIVKISYKDANGNYVNLEDSKTYTVTTNAFTAKGGDGYDVLGTAYKEGRVTDLGLSDWENFAEHLTSIGSINPTTEGRIVDIATK, encoded by the coding sequence ATGTCATCTAAAAAACGTAGTAAATTATATACTGCTTCAATTGCAACTTCAGTTCTTGCTGCTTCTGCACTAGTAATAACGCCTGCACAAGCAGAATCTATATCATTTAAAGATGTTACTTCGTCAAATTCTCATGTAGAAGCAATTACTAACTTAGCAAACAATGGTCTAATTAAAGGTTTTACTGACGGTACATACAAACCTGGCAAAGCACTAACTCGTGGTCAAGCTGCAGTGATCTTTGCTAAGGCATTAAATTTAGATACAAAAAATGTAAAAGACCCTGGTTTTAAAGACGTTCCCAAAACTCATGATTATTACGGTGCCATTGCTGCTTTAGCGCAAGCAAACATTATCAATGGTTATGAAGATCATACATTTAAAATGAATAAAACGATTACTCGTGGCCAATTAGCGAAATTCATTGCTGTCGGGCTAGATATTAAAGCTGCGAATAATGAAAACCTACCATTTACAGATGTAGAAGGGAATGCATATGTAAAAGCGCTATATGATCACGATATTACAAAAGGTACGTCGAACACAAAATTCTCACCAAACGCACCTGTAACACGTGGACAAGCGGCTACTTTTATCTATAAAGCACTTCAAACAAAAGAAAACGTTGATGTAAATACGTTTGATTTAACAATTATGCACAGTAATGATACACATGGTCGTGTCGAAATGGCTCCAAAGCGTGCAACTGCTGTGAAAGAAGTACGTGCTAAAAATCCGAATGCTCTATTACTAGATGCAGGTGATGTGAACACAGGGACACTTTATTACAACGAATTTAAAGGTCAGGCTGATTTAGCATTCTTAAACTATATGAATTATGATGCTATGACATTTGGTAACCATGAATTCGATGCAGGTTCTACTACTGAAGGACATCAAGCATTAGTAGATTTTATTAAAGATTCCAACTTCCCATTTGTTTCATCTAACGTTGATTTTTCAAAGGATACAAAATTCACAGGTTTATTTAGTGATTTAGTTTCTAGTGATCCGGCAAATGGTAAAATCTATAGTGGAATTGTGAAAGAACTTAATGGAGAAAAAGTGGGAATCTTCGGTTTAACAACAGAAGAAACAAAAGCTATTTCATCGCCTGGTAGCATTGCATTTGAAAACTACATCAAAGAAGCTGAAAAAGCTGTGAAAGCCTTCGAAGGTTTAGGTGTAGATAAAATTATTGCCTTATCCCACTTAGGTTACGATGATTCTGCGGCTGTTGATAACGATTTAACATTAGCACAAACTGTTGAAGGAATTGACGTTATTGTTGGTGGACACACACATACACAACTGACAGAACCAGTAGCTGTAACAAAAAATACAAAAGGTGAAGCAAAAGAAACGACATTAATCGTACAAGCTTACCAATATAGCGATTATTTAGGAACACTTGATGTTTCATTCGATGAAAACGGTGTTGTTGTGGCATATGATGGTGAATTATTAAAACTGGCTGATTACGCTGACGATGCTAAAGCATTAGAATTATTAAAACCATATAAAGAAAAAGTAGATGCTGTACAAAACAATCCGATTGATGCAACTACATCTGAAGCACTTATTAATCCACGAGTGACTGACGAAGGAAATACTTCAGGGGTAAGTGTTCGTAAAAATGAAACAGCTCTTGGTAATTTAATTACTGATGGCATGTTAAATAAAGCCAAAAAATATACTGACAAAGAAGTGATTATGGCCTTTACAAACGGTGGTGGCATCCGTGCTGCGATCAATCAAGGCCCAATAACTGTAGGTGAAGTCATTACAGTTCTTCCATTCGGTAATACGATCGCGTTAATGGATGTGACTGGTAAAGAATTAAAAGCAGCATTTGAAATTAGTGTTGGAAAATATCCAGAAGAAAACGGTGGATTCCTACATGTTGCTGGTGCAAAAGTTGAATTTGATTCTTCTAAACCAGCTGGCTCACGTATAGTGAAGATCTCTTACAAAGATGCAAATGGTAACTATGTAAATCTAGAAGATTCAAAAACTTACACTGTCACAACAAATGCCTTCACTGCAAAAGGTGGAGATGGATATGATGTACTTGGTACTGCATATAAAGAAGGACGTGTAACGGACCTAGGCTTATCCGACTGGGAAAACTTTGCAGAACATTTAACATCAATCGGTTCAATTAACCCAACTACAGAAGGTCGAATCGTTGATATTGCAACTAAATAA
- a CDS encoding YxcD family protein: MEKLILNEQEVINALCLFHARFKNVQPSDVEVELAYDDAAGFTAEAYLNGQMEYYNTVNLITAIRLYLEEQLNRDSMSARIVLDLHDEEGIIARIEW; this comes from the coding sequence TTGGAAAAATTAATACTTAACGAACAAGAAGTAATTAATGCATTATGCTTATTCCATGCTCGTTTTAAAAATGTACAACCTTCTGATGTAGAAGTTGAGCTTGCCTATGACGACGCAGCTGGATTTACAGCCGAAGCCTATTTAAATGGGCAAATGGAATATTATAATACTGTTAATTTAATTACGGCGATCCGTTTATATTTAGAAGAACAATTAAATCGTGATTCAATGTCCGCTCGAATTGTACTAGACCTTCACGATGAAGAAGGAATTATTGCAAGAATCGAATGGTAA